Proteins found in one Colletes latitarsis isolate SP2378_abdomen chromosome 8, iyColLati1, whole genome shotgun sequence genomic segment:
- the Mago gene encoding mago, exon junction complex subunit yields MSTDFYIRYYVGHKGKFGHEFLEFEFRPDGKLRYANNSNYKNDTMIRKEAYVHQCVMEELKRIIQDSEIMQEDDSLWPQPDRVGRQELEIVIGDEHISFTTSKTGSLLDVNQSRDPEGLRCFYYLVQDLKCLVFSLIGLHFKIKPI; encoded by the coding sequence ATGTCAACGGACTTTTATATACGCTACTACGTCGGTCACAAGGGAAAATTCGGTCATGAATTTCTCGAGTTCGAATTCAGACCAGACGGTAAATTGCGATACGCTAACAATTCGAATTACAAAAACGACACTATGATTCGAAAAGAAGCGTACGTTCATCAGTGTGTGATGGAGGAACTGAAAAGGATTATTCAGGATTCCGAAATTATGCAGGAAGATGACTCTCTGTGGCCGCAGCCAGATCGTGTCGGACGTCAGGAGTTAGAGATTGTAATTGGGGATGAACATATATCGTTTACAACCTCAAAGACTGGTTCTCTGTTGGATGTGAATCAGTCACGCGATCCAGAGGGGCTACGTTGCTTCTATTATCTTGTACAGGATCTCAAGTGTTTAGTATTCTCTCTTATAGGACTTCATTTCAAAATAAAacctatataa